One genomic region from Gossypium hirsutum isolate 1008001.06 chromosome D13, Gossypium_hirsutum_v2.1, whole genome shotgun sequence encodes:
- the LOC107919323 gene encoding uncharacterized protein translates to MKTKYQGSSRVKRAQLQSLRRDFEILQIKDDESITCYYLQTMGIANNMRFHGEKMNGTTIAEKILRSLSLKYDYVVCSIEESNDIDALTLDEVQNSLLVHKQKMN, encoded by the coding sequence ATGAAGACAAAATATCAAGGTTCTTCCAGAGTGAAGCGTGCACAACTTCAGTCCCTACGGAGGGACTTTGAGATTCTTCAGATAAAGGACGATGAGTCTATTACATGCTATTATTTACAAACCATGGGAATCGCAAATAATATGCGATTTCATGGTGAGAAGATGAACGGCACAACCATTGCTGAGAAGATACTACGGTCTTTATCACTAAAGTATGATTATGTTGTCTGCTCAATTGAAGAATCCAATGATATTGATGCACTCACTCTTGATGAAGTTCAGAACTCCTTGTTGGTCCATAAGCAGAAGATGAACTGA
- the LOC107919958 gene encoding phosphatidylinositol 4-kinase gamma 5, with the protein MSRKLDSLVQTQMAVAVFKSPLRGEYPRNNRMEGKQPVGRRRVFVQTETGCVLGMELDRSDSAHTVKRRLQVALNFPAEQSSLTFGDVELKNDLSAIRNDSPLLLTRNYLHRSSSTPCLSPTGKDLQQRDKSGPIEILGHSDSFNVLKVVVKDIVKAIKMGVDPVPVHSGLGGAYYFRNPRGENVAIVKPTDEEPFAPNNPKGFVGKALGQPGLKRSVRVGETGFREVVAYLLDHDHFANVPPTALVKITHSVFNVNDGVNRNRPHKNLVSKIASCQQFIRHDFDASDHGTSSFPVSSVHHIGILDIRIFNTDRHAGNLLVRKLDGIGRFGQMELIPIDHGLCLPETLEDPYFEWIHWPQASIPFSEDELEYIQKLDPMKDCEMLRRELPMIREACLRVLVLCTIFLKEAAAFGLCLAEIGEMMSREFRAGEEEPSELEVICLEARRLIAERELSSPKSDVRDAEFQFDIDFEEPELDLNPKMATDDFMSRAPFQLGNGFVSNHFPLSKLEECFEEDEEESEEETEQPCFSTFKALERIPSTSKLSMSFKNTSLGDKSQKYSKFSGTKQENGYLNNSSGHRSANEQLPGNVSFVKLADMNEEEWNLFLEKFQELLYPGFEKRKSVTLGQKQIQRLGTSCQF; encoded by the coding sequence ATGTCTCGCAAGTTGGACAGTCTTGTTCAAACTCAGATGGCAGTGGCAGTGTTCAAAAGTCCTCTTAGAGGGGAATATCCTAGGAACAATAGAATGGAAGGGAAACAACCTGTTGGGAGGAGACGGGTTTTTGTGCAAACAGAGACCGGTTGTGTATTGGGCATGGAGTTGGATCGCAGTGACAGTGCTCATACAGTTAAAAGAAGGTTGCAGGTTGCCCTCAATTTCCCTGCCGAGCAAAGCTCGCTGACTTTTGGGGATGTGGAGTTGAAGAATGATCTTAGTGCCATTCGGAACGACTCTCCGCTTCTCTTAACAAGGAACTATCTACACAGAAGCTCCTCTACTCCCTGTCTTTCGCCTACTGGAAAAGATCTTCAGCAGAGAGATAAAAGTGGTCCTATTGAGATACTGGGACATTCTGATAGCTTTAACGTATTAAAAGTTGTGGTGAAGGACATTGTTAAGGCAATTAAGATGGGTGTTGATCCAGTTCCTGTTCATAGTGGTCTGGGGGGTGCCTACTACTTTAGGAATCCTAGAGGTGAGAATGTTGCTATCGTGAAGCCGACAGATGAAGAACCTTTTGCACCAAACAATCCAAAAGGCTTTGTTGGTAAAGCCCTTGGTCAACCAGGTTTGAAACGTTCGGTTCGTGTGGGGGAGACTGGTTTCAGAGAAGTTGTTGCCTACCTTCTGGACCATGATCATTTTGCCAATGTGCCACCAACCGCGCTGGTGAAGATTACTCACTCAGTCTTCAACGTTAATGATGGTGTGAACAGAAATAGGCCTCACAAGAATCTGGTTAGCAAGATTGCATCGTGCCAACAGTTTATTCGGCATGATTTTGATGCTAGTGATCATGGAACTTCAAGCTTCCCTGTTTCTTCTGTGCACCACATAGGAATACTTGATATACGTATATTCAACACGGACAGGCATGCAGGAAATCTTTTAGTGAGAAAGCTTGATGGTATTGGAAGGTTTGGTCAGATGGAACTCATTCCTATTGATCACGGCCTTTGCTTGCCAGAAACTTTGGAGGATCCATACTTTGAGTGGATTCATTGGCCTCAGGCTTCAATTCCTTTCTCTGAGGATGAACTTGAGTATATACAGAAGCTTGATCCTATGAAGGATTGTGAGATGCTGCGAAGGGAACTCCCCATGATTCGGGAGGCTTGCCTACGCGTTCTGGTACTCTGCACTATTTTCCTCAAGGAAGCTGCTGCTTTTGGTCTCTGTCTTGCTGAAATTGGTGAGATGATGAGTAGAGAATTCCGGGCTGGAGAGGAGGAACCTAGTGAGCTAGAAGTTATTTGTCTTGAGGCAAGGAGGTTGATAGCAGAGAGGGAGCTGTCATCACCTAAGTCTGATGTGCGAGATGCAGAGTTCCAATTTGATATCGACTTTGAGGAACCAGAGTTAGACTTAAACCCGAAAATGGCTACAGATGATTTTATGAGCAGAGCACCATTCCAATTGGGAAATGGATTTGTAAGTAATCATTTTCCACTTTCAAAGCTGGAGGAATGCTTCGAGGAAGACGAAGAAGAAAGTGAAGAAGAAACCGAGCAGCCATGTTTTTCCACTTTCAAAGCTCTTGAAAGGATCCCATCCACTTCAAAGCTGTCAATGTCATTCAAAAATACCAGCTTAGGTGACAAGAGCCAGAAGTATTCAAAATTTTCTGGAACAAAGCAAGAAAATGGTTACCTTAATAACTCATCTGGGCATAGGAGTGCAAATGAGCAGCTCCCAGGAAATGTGAGCTTTGTGAAGCTGGCGGACATGAATGAGGAGGAATGGAATCTTTTCCTAGAGAAGTTCCAGGAGTTGCTCTACCCGGGATTTGAAAAACGAAAATCGGTTACTTTAGGTCAGAAGCAGATACAGAGGCTCGGTACTTCGTGCCAGTTTTGA
- the LOC107919733 gene encoding uncharacterized protein: MAAERVITCLSILLLFAALISIAQATKDGIPDSNHMTVPIRKGLLKGGDEHAASVTAAINKKWLRGRKMVQMKKLNDVENMSGAFGLGGSTSKLSKCGDNNNNNNKGCDQITVNLPDEVDEHQSGFVAFNADYHAPRHHPPKNN, encoded by the exons ATGGCTGCTGAGAGGGTCATAACATGCCTCTCCATTTTGCTTCTATTTGCTGCATTGATCTCCATTGCACAAGCCACCAAAG ATGGGATCCCAGATTCAAACCATATGACAGTTCCAATTAGAAAG GGATTGTTGAAAGGTGGTGATGAACATGCTGCAAGTGTAACTGCTGCTATAAACAAGAAATGGCTAAGAGGGAGGAAAATGGTGCAAATGAAGAAGCTGAATGATGTGGAAAATATGAGTGGTGCCTTTGGACTTGGTGGGTCGACTTCAAAGTTATCAAAGTGTggggataataataataataataataaagggtgCGACCAAATTACTGTGAATTTGCCTGATGAAGTGGATGAACATCAGTCAGGTTTTGTGGCTTTCAATGCTGATTATCATGCACCAAGGCACCACCCTCCTAAGAATAACTAA